The Coffea arabica cultivar ET-39 chromosome 3c, Coffea Arabica ET-39 HiFi, whole genome shotgun sequence genome contains a region encoding:
- the LOC113734924 gene encoding zinc transporter 8-like, which translates to MAANQKFLILVLIIVLFPAIVLGDCTCDDDDDDRNRSLALKYKSGAIASILVASFIGVLLPVWGKKIPSLSPENNLFFVIKAFAAGVILATGFIHVLPDAFESLTSPCLPDNPWAKFPFTGFVAMLASIGTLMVDVYATSHYKKMAGSKGIQAVAEEGDRNGESNLSGVLPLHTHATHGHAHTSLSMEGDTLSTQLRYRVISQVLELGIIVHSVIIGIAMGASDSPKTIRPLLAALTFHQFFEGVGLGGCITQAKFNARAITIMAIFFSLTTPAGIAIGIGIANVYNENSPKALIVQGIFDSASAGILIYMALVDLLSADFMNPKMQNNGKLLMGANVSLLFGAGCMSLLAKWA; encoded by the exons aTGGCGGCGAATCAAAAGTTCCTCATTTTGGTGCTTATCATAGTGCTCTTTCCCGCCATAGTCTTAGGAGATTGCACCTGTGATGACGACGACGATGACAGAAACAGGAGTTTAGCCCTCAAGTACAAATCAGGAGCAATAGCTTCAATCTTGGTTGCTAGCTTCATTGGCGTCCTTCTGCCAGTTTGGGGCAAGAAGATACCATCTTTAAGCCCTGAAAACAATCTCTTCTTCGTCATCAAAGCTTTTGCTGCGGGCGTAATTCTGGCAACAGGGTTCATTCACGTCCTCCCTGATGCTTTCGAGAGCTTGACTTCTCCATGCCTTCCCGACAACCCTTGGGCAAAATTTCCGTTTACCGGCTTCGTAGCAATGCTTGCTTCGATAGGTACACTTATGGTTGATGTGTATGCAACTTCTCATTATAAAAAAATGGCTGGCAGTAAGGGCATTCAAGCTGTAGCAGAGGAAGGAGATCGTAATGGAGAGAGTAATCTTTCTGGAGTGCTTCCTCTTCATACACATGCCACACATGGTCATGCACATACCTCGTTGTCCATGGAAGGGGATACCCTTTCTACGCAGCTTCGGTATCGTGTGATATCgcag GTTTTAGAGCTGGGAATCATCGTACATTCTGTAATTATTGGCATTGCTATGGGTGCGTCGGATAGTCCCAAAACAATAAGGCCTCTTCTAGCAGCTTTGACGTTTCACCAATTTTTCGAGGGTGTTGGATTAGGCGGATGCATCACTCAG GCTAAATTCAATGCTCGAGCAATTACAATCATGGCTATTTTCTTCTCGCTCACAACACCTGCTGGCATCGCAATAGGGATTGGAATAGCAAATGTCTACAATGAGAACAGCCCAAAGGCTCTCATAGTGCAAGGAATTTTTGATTCAGCATCAGCAGGGATCCTAATATACATGGCACTGGTGGACCTCCTGTCTGCAGATTTCATGAATCCAAAGATGCAAAACAATGGAAAGCTTCTAATGGGGGCAAATGTATCCCTTCTTTTTGGTGCTGGTTGTATGTCTCTCTTAGCCAAATGGGCTTGA